Proteins encoded within one genomic window of Thioploca ingrica:
- a CDS encoding RNA polymerase sigma factor RpoS, which produces MDDELDESDVFEDLENDDEPDLVQQLDNLDEGDLDATRLYLREIGYYTLLTPAEEIEYARRALQGDESARNRMIESNLRLVVKIARRYMNRGLAMLDLIEEGNLGLIRAVAKFDPEKGFRFSTYATWWIRQTIDRAIMNQTRTIRLPIHVIKEINHCLRAFRSLSQTLDHEPTSEEVARTLDKTTGEIEKMLGLNERITSVDTPRTEDFDKSLLDTIADEQNPDPMLVLQEEDLMKHIELWLAQLNEKQRIVVERRFGLGGGEIATLEEVGAEIGITRERVRQIQIEALKKLRELLEREGFSIDALFQR; this is translated from the coding sequence ATGGACGATGAGCTTGACGAAAGCGATGTCTTTGAAGATTTAGAAAATGATGATGAACCCGATTTAGTACAACAACTGGACAATTTAGATGAAGGAGATTTAGATGCTACTCGTCTTTACCTAAGAGAAATTGGTTACTATACCTTACTAACCCCGGCAGAAGAAATTGAATACGCGCGACGTGCCCTACAAGGAGATGAATCTGCACGTAACCGCATGATTGAATCTAATTTACGTCTGGTGGTTAAAATTGCTCGCCGCTATATGAACCGAGGTTTAGCTATGCTCGATTTAATTGAAGAGGGTAATCTGGGTCTCATTCGAGCAGTGGCTAAATTTGATCCGGAAAAAGGTTTTCGTTTTTCTACTTACGCCACTTGGTGGATTAGACAAACGATTGATCGAGCGATTATGAATCAAACCCGGACGATTCGTTTACCTATCCACGTCATTAAAGAAATTAATCATTGTTTACGCGCCTTTCGTTCGCTCTCACAAACTTTGGATCATGAGCCAACTTCAGAAGAGGTCGCCAGGACGCTTGACAAAACAACCGGTGAAATTGAAAAAATGTTGGGTCTCAATGAACGAATCACTTCAGTAGACACCCCACGTACAGAAGACTTTGACAAATCATTACTAGACACGATCGCTGATGAACAAAATCCTGACCCGATGCTCGTCTTACAAGAGGAAGACCTGATGAAACACATTGAGTTATGGTTAGCTCAACTGAACGAAAAACAGCGAATTGTGGTAGAGAGGCGCTTTGGTCTTGGTGGTGGAGAAATTGCCACCTTAGAAGAAGTCGGTGCTGAAATTGGGATCACCCGCGAAAGAGTGAGGCAAATTCAAATTGAAGCGCTAAAAAAATTAAGAGAACTGCTTGAACGTGAAGGATTTTCTATAGATGCTTTATTTCAACGCTGA
- a CDS encoding 50S ribosomal protein L21 encodes MYAIIKTGGKQYKVTPGDTLQIEKIIALEGTDVEFNDVLMVAHGEQIAIGSPLIEGGKVTATVQKQGRGKKIKIIKFKRRKHYRKQMGHRQYYTEVKITGIMANNLNLT; translated from the coding sequence ATGTACGCTATCATTAAGACCGGTGGTAAACAATATAAAGTTACCCCCGGTGATACTCTACAAATAGAAAAAATTATTGCCCTAGAGGGAACTGACGTTGAATTCAACGATGTACTGATGGTTGCTCATGGTGAGCAAATTGCAATTGGGAGCCCGTTAATTGAAGGCGGCAAAGTAACGGCAACCGTGCAAAAACAAGGTCGTGGCAAAAAAATTAAGATCATTAAATTTAAACGCCGTAAACATTACCGTAAACAAATGGGACATCGCCAGTATTATACAGAAGTCAAAATTACTGGGATTATGGCAAATAATCTTAATTTGACTTAA
- a CDS encoding 50S ribosomal protein L27, with protein MAHKKAGGSSRNGRESESKRLGVKRYGGERVQAGNIIVRQRGTQFHPGLNVGRGHDDTLYAKADGVVKFEVKGLKKRRYVNIITSPTLATGAEAPAAVS; from the coding sequence ATGGCACATAAAAAAGCCGGTGGTAGTAGCCGTAACGGACGTGAATCAGAATCAAAACGTTTAGGTGTTAAACGCTATGGTGGAGAACGAGTCCAAGCCGGTAATATCATCGTTCGGCAACGGGGAACTCAATTTCATCCCGGTTTAAATGTGGGACGAGGTCATGATGATACCTTGTACGCTAAAGCGGATGGTGTAGTTAAGTTTGAAGTCAAAGGGCTTAAAAAACGGAGATATGTGAATATTATAACTTCACCAACGCTGGCGACTGGAGCAGAAGCACCCGCAGCGGTTTCTTAA
- a CDS encoding GTPase CgtA has translation MKFVDEATIEVIAGKGGNGCLSFRREKFVPYGGPNGGDGGNGGSIYLIADKNLNTLVDFRFNRLFRAQAGEGGKGSECTGKSGQDLYIKVPVGTLVFDVATEEMLGDLVKPQQTLLVARGGQRGLGNVHFKSSTNRAPRRTTQGTLGETRTLRLELQILADVGLLGLPNAGKSTFIRAVSAARPKVADYPFTTLHPHLGVVSIEVDRSFVIADIPGLIEGAAEGAGLGIQFLKHLSRTRLLLHLVDVASPDRDPLQDIVKITHELEKYSSELATRERWLVFNKLDLLPAPEQKQYCQAIIEGLNWFGPVFEISALSGQGCQEICYRILNYLENQN, from the coding sequence ATGAAATTTGTTGATGAAGCAACGATTGAAGTGATTGCCGGAAAGGGGGGGAATGGTTGTTTAAGCTTTCGACGGGAAAAATTTGTCCCTTACGGTGGTCCCAATGGTGGCGACGGTGGCAATGGTGGTAGTATCTATTTGATCGCAGATAAAAATTTAAATACTTTAGTTGATTTTCGGTTCAACCGCTTGTTTCGTGCTCAGGCGGGTGAAGGCGGCAAAGGCAGTGAATGTACTGGTAAAAGTGGTCAAGATTTATATATTAAAGTACCCGTCGGCACACTGGTTTTTGATGTCGCCACCGAGGAAATGTTAGGTGATTTGGTTAAGCCACAACAAACGTTGTTAGTTGCCCGTGGTGGGCAACGTGGCTTAGGCAATGTCCATTTCAAGAGTAGTACTAACCGTGCGCCTCGTCGCACGACTCAAGGCACGTTGGGGGAAACTCGCACGTTACGCTTAGAATTACAAATATTAGCCGATGTCGGTTTATTGGGGCTACCTAATGCGGGTAAATCGACCTTTATTCGCGCCGTTTCCGCAGCCCGTCCCAAAGTAGCCGATTATCCCTTCACGACTTTACACCCTCATTTAGGGGTGGTATCCATTGAGGTGGATCGGAGTTTTGTCATCGCCGATATTCCCGGTTTAATTGAAGGCGCGGCAGAAGGCGCCGGATTAGGTATCCAATTTTTAAAACATTTATCACGTACTCGATTATTATTGCATCTAGTCGATGTGGCCTCACCGGATCGTGATCCATTGCAAGATATTGTTAAAATTACGCATGAACTAGAAAAATATAGCTCAGAATTAGCCACCCGCGAACGTTGGCTCGTATTCAATAAACTGGATTTACTACCCGCACCTGAGCAAAAGCAATATTGTCAAGCGATTATTGAAGGCTTAAATTGGTTCGGACCCGTATTTGAAATATCCGCGTTATCGGGTCAAGGTTGTCAGGAAATATGCTATCGTATTCTGAATTATTTAGAAAACCAAAATTAA
- a CDS encoding toxin of the YafQ-DinJ toxin-antitoxin system gives MTLELVTTRRFEKNLKKMVARGKDKAKIRYLIEQLLQRNSLLPKYKDHLLVSKWQGFRECHIEPDWLLIYKVEGSELLLVDTGTHADLF, from the coding sequence ATGACGTTGGAATTAGTTACTACGAGGAGATTTGAGAAGAATCTTAAGAAAATGGTGGCACGTGGTAAAGATAAGGCTAAAATTCGTTACCTCATTGAACAATTGCTTCAACGAAATTCTTTGCTACCAAAATATAAAGACCACTTGTTAGTAAGTAAATGGCAAGGATTTAGAGAATGCCATATCGAACCTGATTGGTTACTGATTTATAAAGTTGAAGGTAGCGAGTTACTGCTGGTTGACACCGGTACCCATGCAGATTTGTTTTAA
- a CDS encoding cytochrome c553, with amino-acid sequence MVLADDNVDQANFSFATGNLYLPIVKIPLLGTFGVTLQLVDESKLEFVLQDFQLTTIASNSPTVFSFETGELFIPAITVAERNGNQVQYTKVNMISIPDSDPLRFQLVGISNQQGDNLFTVEDNFNSIVPIHLTIETAKWDAEKSQLQVQGKGNKNKQVVISNVSSNQVLGTTTISNKGEWKLEIPALAIVPCQIQAKLDNDMAKKSVEQAPAGCDTNSSPSTSNRVVLAANDLGMHCADLDYQVFSILPPFNVVHAQVLQRGTQSTLPQLLDNSQVDVVYQATSNPKDPVGKESINTGNNSKNGAKSNFWESLDGSHTIGGLAYRSIYPGQDKLGLCDPLKEICLSSLDLFEPLVLDTGLPVPDPVQLPKLVPVQQAMPGTSNSPQYFKRFDIDLPFFKNFPFGGIIQQVHWFAADGIPILPKDDNGNLNAYPLMRIQAVAKNADPTQTSLGFVDIVLPVASEADCQTCHADPDDFGNGAATRLASVKTYADGTPWEIMRQASAPGPEKLLNASKINILRLHDAKQGSRYTSSADGRSTPCNSGTEPACLANRTPVQCSQCHYSPALDLAQTGPVDEPEQGEVGRQQTRHISMSRAMHDYHGQFTELFSPMLSPDDPQRTPEVAQQLLETSCYQCHPGKKTHCLRGAMAQAGIVCQDCHGNMNQVGNDFSDGLPTGDGLDLTKRVPWANEPKCQSCHIGDAVTIAKLNTSDFILSKAGIRLLQTYQKSVAKQADLPFIAMPQSRFAENENLYRLSKGHGGVMCEGCHGSTHAIWPVPPSDNAPNSVTLANDNLAALDLQGHAGTLIECTTCHEAGSLKLTLKGPHGLHPVNDPTWNKRHEDVVEKDRNACRACHGLKGEGTVLARVAADRTLQAKEEQPNGSKTITLKKGTVVSCSLCHKNELAR; translated from the coding sequence ATGGTATTAGCTGATGATAATGTTGATCAAGCTAACTTTTCCTTTGCTACAGGGAATCTTTACCTACCTATTGTAAAAATACCACTATTAGGTACATTTGGTGTCACGTTGCAGCTAGTGGATGAAAGTAAGCTGGAATTTGTTTTACAAGATTTTCAGTTAACAACGATTGCTAGCAATTCACCGACGGTATTTTCTTTCGAGACCGGGGAATTATTTATTCCAGCCATTACGGTAGCTGAACGAAATGGTAATCAAGTACAGTACACCAAAGTGAATATGATATCGATTCCGGATTCAGATCCACTCCGCTTTCAACTGGTGGGGATTAGTAATCAACAGGGAGATAATCTTTTTACGGTGGAAGATAATTTTAATAGTATTGTTCCGATACATCTCACCATTGAAACAGCGAAATGGGATGCAGAAAAATCTCAATTGCAAGTACAAGGTAAAGGTAACAAGAATAAACAAGTTGTTATCAGTAATGTCAGTTCTAACCAAGTACTGGGTACAACGACAATCAGTAATAAAGGTGAGTGGAAGTTGGAGATACCAGCACTAGCGATAGTGCCTTGTCAAATACAAGCTAAGTTGGACAACGACATGGCTAAAAAATCGGTAGAACAAGCACCGGCCGGTTGTGATACCAACTCGTCGCCATCCACCAGCAACCGGGTGGTACTGGCTGCTAACGACCTCGGTATGCACTGTGCTGATTTAGATTATCAAGTATTTAGCATTTTACCGCCCTTTAATGTCGTTCATGCTCAGGTGTTACAACGAGGTACTCAAAGCACCTTACCTCAATTGTTAGATAATAGCCAAGTCGATGTAGTTTACCAAGCGACTTCTAATCCCAAAGATCCCGTCGGTAAAGAATCCATTAACACCGGTAACAATAGTAAGAACGGCGCTAAAAGTAATTTTTGGGAAAGCTTAGATGGTTCACACACGATCGGTGGTTTAGCTTATCGTTCAATTTATCCAGGTCAAGATAAATTAGGTCTTTGTGATCCACTTAAAGAAATTTGCCTGAGTAGTTTGGATTTATTTGAACCGTTGGTATTAGATACCGGCTTACCAGTACCGGATCCCGTTCAGTTACCGAAGCTGGTTCCGGTTCAACAAGCCATGCCTGGTACAAGCAATTCACCACAATACTTTAAGCGCTTTGATATTGATTTGCCCTTTTTCAAGAATTTTCCCTTTGGTGGTATTATTCAACAAGTACATTGGTTTGCTGCCGATGGCATTCCTATTTTACCTAAAGATGATAATGGCAACCTGAATGCCTATCCCTTAATGCGAATTCAAGCGGTTGCCAAAAATGCGGATCCCACTCAAACTAGCTTAGGATTCGTTGATATCGTCTTACCCGTAGCGTCGGAAGCCGATTGTCAAACTTGTCATGCGGATCCAGATGACTTTGGTAATGGTGCCGCGACTCGTTTAGCTTCCGTGAAAACCTATGCTGATGGTACGCCGTGGGAAATTATGCGCCAAGCCAGTGCGCCAGGTCCAGAAAAATTACTGAATGCCAGTAAAATAAATATATTAAGATTACATGATGCGAAACAGGGTAGTCGCTACACCTCCAGTGCGGATGGCCGTAGTACGCCTTGTAACAGTGGTACGGAACCCGCTTGTTTGGCTAATCGAACCCCAGTCCAGTGTTCCCAATGTCACTATTCACCAGCATTGGATTTAGCTCAAACCGGTCCAGTTGATGAACCAGAACAAGGGGAAGTTGGTCGCCAACAAACTCGTCATATTAGTATGTCACGTGCCATGCACGATTATCATGGTCAATTCACCGAATTATTTTCACCGATGTTATCACCCGATGATCCTCAACGTACCCCAGAAGTCGCGCAACAGTTACTAGAAACAAGCTGTTATCAATGTCATCCCGGCAAGAAAACCCACTGCTTACGCGGTGCTATGGCACAAGCAGGAATCGTTTGTCAAGATTGTCATGGAAATATGAACCAAGTTGGTAATGATTTCAGTGATGGCTTACCGACGGGAGATGGACTGGATTTAACTAAACGAGTTCCCTGGGCAAATGAACCCAAATGTCAATCCTGCCACATTGGTGATGCTGTAACCATCGCTAAATTAAATACTTCTGACTTTATTCTATCTAAAGCGGGTATTCGGTTATTGCAAACTTATCAGAAATCAGTTGCCAAACAAGCTGATTTACCCTTTATTGCTATGCCTCAATCGCGATTTGCCGAAAATGAAAACTTATACCGGTTAAGTAAAGGGCATGGTGGCGTGATGTGTGAAGGGTGCCACGGTAGCACGCATGCGATTTGGCCAGTTCCACCCAGTGATAATGCGCCTAATTCAGTTACTCTAGCCAATGACAATTTAGCGGCGCTTGATTTACAAGGACATGCTGGGACACTGATTGAGTGTACAACCTGCCATGAAGCCGGTAGCCTCAAACTCACTTTAAAAGGACCGCATGGCTTGCATCCGGTTAATGATCCAACCTGGAATAAGAGACATGAAGATGTCGTTGAAAAGGATAGGAACGCTTGTCGCGCTTGTCACGGTTTGAAAGGTGAAGGTACCGTATTAGCTCGAGTGGCTGCCGATAGAACCCTCCAGGCTAAAGAAGAGCAGCCCAATGGTAGCAAGACCATTACCCTTAAAAAAGGCACTGTGGTGAGTTGTAGCCTTTGCCACAAAAATGAATTGGCAAGATAA
- a CDS encoding cyclic nucleotide-binding protein — protein MLSHEIFNEVPLFELLDDDERKVLAQQVSIRKFKKGQVIFKAGDTGGLAYVIQKGTVYVTIKDAGHATVVVDIADEGGLIGMSSLLAEENHQTTAIAMEDTTAIEIDRHDIIALISAKPMAGLDMMTIVEKHLRSAHELMRTRVSRNPNEEIEEQETFGEKMADGVAKFGGSWTFVIIFGLILAAYTLTNSELVHPWDPYPFILLNLFLSMLAAIQAPILMMSQNRQDARDRLRSELDYRVNLKAELEIEEVLQRIGKLEEILMEQRKDEE, from the coding sequence ATGCTCAGCCATGAAATTTTTAACGAAGTCCCTTTATTTGAATTGCTGGACGACGACGAACGGAAAGTTCTCGCGCAACAGGTTTCGATTCGGAAATTCAAAAAGGGGCAGGTGATTTTTAAAGCGGGCGACACGGGCGGTCTTGCTTACGTCATCCAAAAAGGGACGGTATACGTCACCATTAAAGACGCGGGCCATGCGACGGTCGTGGTGGACATTGCCGACGAAGGCGGATTGATTGGGATGTCCTCATTACTAGCTGAAGAAAATCACCAGACGACCGCTATCGCGATGGAAGATACGACCGCCATTGAAATTGACCGCCACGATATTATCGCTCTTATCAGCGCCAAACCGATGGCGGGACTAGACATGATGACCATCGTCGAGAAACATTTACGCTCCGCCCACGAATTGATGCGAACGCGCGTTTCGCGCAACCCGAATGAAGAAATTGAGGAGCAGGAAACATTCGGCGAAAAGATGGCGGACGGCGTGGCAAAGTTTGGTGGCTCGTGGACGTTCGTGATTATCTTCGGATTGATTCTCGCGGCATATACGCTTACAAACAGCGAACTCGTTCATCCCTGGGATCCATACCCGTTTATTTTGCTAAACCTGTTCCTATCCATGCTGGCGGCAATTCAAGCGCCCATTCTGATGATGAGCCAAAATCGGCAGGACGCGCGAGATAGATTGAGAAGCGAATTGGATTATCGCGTGAATCTCAAAGCGGAGTTGGAAATTGAGGAAGTGTTGCAACGGATTGGCAAACTCGAGGAAATCCTCATGGAACAACGGAAGGATGAAGAATGA
- a CDS encoding ATP synthase F1 subunit delta/epsilon has translation MAMTIHVDIVSAEAAIFSGLAELVIAPAIQGEVGILPRHAPFLTQLREGEVRLKISSTREESFYISGGMLEVQPYKVTVLSDTALRAHDIDEAAALEAKQRAEKMLSDKKTDFEYAKAQAELTEAMLQLRAIEKLRKLKK, from the coding sequence ATGGCCATGACTATTCATGTCGATATTGTCAGCGCAGAAGCCGCCATTTTTTCTGGTTTAGCGGAATTGGTAATTGCCCCGGCTATACAGGGTGAAGTAGGTATATTGCCTCGTCATGCCCCTTTTCTCACCCAACTCCGTGAAGGCGAAGTCAGACTGAAAATTAGTTCAACTCGAGAAGAATCATTTTACATTTCCGGCGGGATGTTAGAAGTTCAACCATATAAAGTCACTGTTTTATCTGACACCGCCCTACGTGCCCATGATATTGACGAAGCCGCTGCATTAGAAGCCAAACAACGGGCTGAAAAAATGCTATCCGATAAAAAAACCGACTTTGAATATGCTAAGGCGCAAGCAGAATTAACCGAAGCGATGTTGCAATTACGAGCCATTGAAAAGTTACGTAAACTGAAAAAATAA
- a CDS encoding ATP synthase F1 subunit beta: MSSGKIVQIIGAVVDVEFQRGSMPKVYDALLVDDSGLILEVQQQLGDGIVRTIAMGTTDGMRRELSVTNTGAPISVPVGQKTLGRIMDVLGKPVDEAGPVNEEVRWPIHRKAPAFDELSTSNELLETGIKVIDLVCPFAKGGKVGLFGGAGVGKTVNMMELIRNIAIEHSGYSVFAGVGERTREGNDFYHEMKESKVLDKVALVYGQMNEPPGNRLRVGLSGLTMAEYFRDEGRDVLLFIDNIYRYTLAGTEVSALLGRMPSAVGYQPTLAEEMGVLQERITSTKVGSITSIQAVYVPADDLTDPSPATTFAHLDATVVLSRQVAELGIYPAVDPLDSTSRQLDPLVVGQEHYDVARKVQGTLQRYKELKDIIAILGMDELSEEDKLTVSRARKIQRFLSQPFFVAEVFTGSSGKYVPLKETIKGFKAIVEGEYDHLLEQAFYMVGPIEEAVEKAKRI, from the coding sequence ATGAGTTCGGGCAAAATTGTGCAAATTATTGGAGCAGTGGTAGACGTTGAATTTCAGCGTGGTTCCATGCCAAAAGTATACGATGCTTTATTGGTTGACGACAGTGGTCTTATTCTGGAAGTACAACAACAATTAGGCGATGGTATCGTTAGAACGATTGCGATGGGTACAACTGACGGTATGCGTCGTGAGTTATCCGTCACCAATACCGGTGCGCCTATCAGCGTACCAGTGGGTCAAAAAACCTTGGGACGGATTATGGATGTGCTAGGCAAGCCGGTTGATGAAGCTGGTCCCGTTAACGAAGAGGTGAGATGGCCTATTCATCGAAAAGCACCCGCATTTGACGAACTTTCTACCAGTAATGAATTATTAGAAACGGGGATTAAAGTGATTGACTTAGTTTGCCCCTTTGCGAAAGGCGGTAAAGTCGGCTTATTTGGTGGTGCTGGCGTGGGTAAAACCGTCAATATGATGGAACTTATTCGTAACATTGCCATTGAACATAGCGGTTATTCCGTATTTGCCGGCGTTGGCGAACGGACTCGTGAAGGCAATGACTTTTACCACGAAATGAAAGAAAGTAAAGTTTTAGATAAAGTTGCCTTGGTATACGGTCAAATGAATGAACCGCCCGGTAACCGCTTACGGGTTGGCTTATCTGGTTTGACGATGGCGGAATATTTCCGCGATGAAGGACGCGATGTTCTCCTATTTATTGATAACATCTATCGTTATACTTTGGCGGGTACCGAAGTATCTGCGCTACTCGGTCGGATGCCTTCAGCGGTCGGTTATCAACCCACCCTCGCTGAAGAAATGGGTGTTTTGCAAGAACGAATTACATCGACTAAGGTTGGTTCTATTACCTCTATTCAAGCTGTTTATGTGCCAGCAGATGATTTAACCGACCCTTCCCCGGCAACCACTTTTGCTCACTTAGATGCCACGGTCGTTTTATCTCGCCAAGTCGCTGAATTAGGTATTTACCCAGCAGTCGATCCACTTGACTCAACCAGCCGTCAACTCGATCCGTTAGTTGTTGGGCAAGAACATTACGATGTCGCTCGCAAAGTGCAAGGAACTTTGCAACGTTACAAAGAATTGAAAGATATTATTGCGATTTTGGGGATGGATGAATTATCTGAAGAAGATAAACTCACTGTTTCCCGTGCGCGTAAAATTCAACGTTTCTTATCACAACCTTTCTTTGTTGCTGAAGTGTTTACGGGAAGTTCCGGCAAATATGTTCCCCTAAAAGAAACTATCAAGGGATTCAAAGCGATTGTAGAAGGTGAATATGATCATTTACTAGAACAAGCCTTTTACATGGTGGGACCCATTGAAGAAGCCGTTGAAAAAGCTAAACGAATTTAG
- a CDS encoding ATP synthase F1 subunit gamma — protein sequence MATGKEIRTKIASIKSTQKITRAMEMVAASKMRKAQDRMSRSRPYAEKIRAVIGHLAHAHPEYKHPYMIAREVKKVGMIIISSDRGLCGSLNTNLFKTTLVTMRKWRDSNIEIDMCTVGNKSSMFFKRFGGHIVAQSAHLGDSPTLEDLIGTVRVMLDAYDNKMIDQLFIIYNHFVNTMTQKPTVRQLLPIAADEEDERLIHHWDYLYEPNAQEVLDGLLMRYIESLVYQSVVENLACEQAARMVAMKSASDNAGSLIQELQLAYNKARQAAITQELSEIVAGAAAV from the coding sequence ATGGCAACTGGCAAAGAAATTCGCACTAAAATCGCAAGTATCAAAAGTACCCAAAAGATCACTCGCGCAATGGAAATGGTCGCGGCAAGCAAAATGCGTAAAGCACAAGACAGAATGAGTCGCTCCCGACCTTATGCCGAAAAAATTCGTGCAGTCATTGGTCATCTTGCCCATGCCCACCCAGAATATAAGCACCCTTATATGATTGCTCGAGAAGTGAAAAAAGTAGGTATGATTATCATCTCTTCCGATCGCGGGTTATGTGGTAGTTTAAATACCAATCTATTTAAAACCACTCTAGTCACGATGAGAAAATGGCGTGATAGCAATATCGAGATTGATATGTGCACAGTAGGTAATAAAAGTTCCATGTTTTTCAAACGCTTTGGTGGACATATTGTAGCCCAATCAGCACATTTAGGAGATAGTCCCACTTTAGAAGATCTGATTGGTACGGTTAGAGTCATGCTAGACGCTTATGATAACAAAATGATTGATCAACTGTTTATCATTTACAACCATTTTGTCAATACCATGACTCAAAAACCGACTGTGCGACAACTATTGCCTATCGCAGCGGATGAAGAAGATGAAAGATTGATTCATCATTGGGATTACCTTTATGAACCCAATGCTCAGGAAGTGTTAGATGGCTTGTTAATGCGTTATATTGAATCTCTGGTTTACCAAAGTGTGGTGGAAAATTTAGCTTGTGAACAAGCGGCTCGAATGGTGGCGATGAAAAGCGCTTCCGATAACGCTGGTTCATTAATTCAAGAATTACAATTGGCTTACAATAAAGCGCGTCAGGCTGCCATTACCCAAGAGTTATCAGAAATTGTTGCGGGTGCAGCGGCAGTATAA